One window from the genome of Halococcus salifodinae DSM 8989 encodes:
- a CDS encoding dockerin type I domain-containing protein produces the protein MAVVGAVAVGMGVLAGGVAGQASGPSQAPDLQLVDNFRQNEIGNEPAVLVDFTFDEAVERMSSGGNFELVPIDGSEVVDGQNIASNNEANTVTVAFPTSVSQEDIARGIVQPSTVKVAGEGGETSNPLQTADVSNDGNSADPDLVNVTVNETTNSLVYAFDEPVSVNSDGGFQVYAENTSQYDGSVATDSLATPRLVNVTVDGIDVSAAVGASVTQGTVSNQTDSERTNSPDEVEVSNESAPEFSRCGNGGTTDMGDGGSADGPTQAPDLVGIDNFTYRQNPEDTNCQTLVEFDFDEPVNVQGGAGNFQMVPNDSRNFQNQVFDGNNEIIGPTNDTTSLTVPFDGRIDPATVVRGFVDPNTVRVAGEGDETANPKQAVAFNNDGNSANPDLVSVARAGENELRFTFDEEISEIGSTGSFKFYYSNATVRNSMDATITDNASVVSVEYAPKFNAGSGAVGASVANGAVIGTDTDREDGDVNQFDEETLENGTGPGPVGDFENPPTDTDGDGQYEDVNGDGQLTQADAQALYDSLGSSTVQNNVDAFDFNGDGSVTQADAQALYNEWSTAN, from the coding sequence GTGGCCGTGGTCGGCGCGGTCGCCGTCGGGATGGGTGTACTCGCTGGCGGCGTTGCCGGCCAGGCGAGCGGCCCGTCACAGGCACCCGACCTCCAGTTGGTTGATAACTTTAGACAGAACGAGATAGGGAACGAACCGGCGGTTCTCGTTGACTTCACGTTCGACGAAGCCGTAGAGCGTATGAGTTCGGGCGGGAACTTCGAGCTCGTCCCGATCGATGGCAGTGAAGTCGTTGATGGACAGAACATCGCCAGCAACAACGAGGCGAACACGGTCACCGTCGCGTTCCCCACGTCGGTGAGTCAGGAGGATATCGCCCGTGGTATCGTTCAGCCGAGCACGGTGAAAGTGGCGGGCGAAGGCGGTGAAACCAGCAACCCGCTCCAGACGGCGGACGTTTCCAACGACGGCAACTCCGCTGACCCGGATCTGGTGAACGTCACCGTCAACGAGACCACCAACAGTCTCGTCTACGCGTTCGACGAGCCTGTTAGCGTCAACAGCGACGGCGGGTTCCAGGTTTACGCCGAGAACACCAGCCAGTACGACGGCAGCGTCGCGACCGACTCGCTGGCGACGCCGCGCCTCGTGAACGTGACGGTCGACGGTATCGACGTCTCCGCAGCAGTCGGTGCGTCAGTCACGCAGGGAACGGTCTCGAACCAGACGGATAGCGAGCGAACGAACTCGCCGGACGAGGTCGAAGTGAGCAACGAGTCGGCCCCCGAGTTCAGCCGATGTGGCAACGGTGGCACCACCGACATGGGTGACGGCGGCAGCGCGGACGGCCCGACACAGGCCCCAGATCTCGTCGGCATCGACAACTTCACCTACCGACAGAACCCCGAGGACACCAACTGTCAGACCCTCGTGGAGTTCGACTTCGACGAGCCGGTCAACGTTCAGGGCGGGGCAGGCAACTTCCAGATGGTTCCCAACGACAGCCGGAACTTCCAGAATCAAGTTTTCGACGGCAACAACGAGATCATCGGGCCCACGAACGACACGACGTCGCTGACGGTGCCGTTCGACGGGCGGATCGACCCCGCGACGGTCGTTCGTGGGTTCGTGGATCCGAACACGGTTCGGGTCGCGGGTGAGGGCGACGAGACGGCCAATCCCAAACAGGCAGTCGCCTTCAACAACGACGGCAACTCCGCGAACCCCGACCTCGTCTCGGTCGCCAGAGCCGGCGAGAACGAGCTTCGTTTCACCTTCGACGAGGAGATCAGCGAGATCGGGAGCACGGGGAGTTTCAAGTTCTACTACTCGAACGCGACCGTGCGAAACTCGATGGACGCCACGATAACGGACAACGCGAGCGTGGTGTCGGTGGAGTACGCACCCAAGTTCAACGCTGGCAGCGGTGCAGTCGGGGCCTCCGTGGCCAACGGTGCGGTCATCGGCACCGACACGGACCGTGAGGACGGCGACGTCAACCAGTTCGACGAAGAAACGCTCGAAAACGGAACCGGTCCCGGTCCTGTCGGCGACTTCGAGAACCCGCCGACCGACACCGACGGCGACGGACAGTACGAGGACGTCAACGGCGACGGCCAACTAACTCAGGCCGACGCCCAGGCGCTCTACGACAGCCTCGGCAGCTCGACGGTGCAGAACAACGTCGACGCGTTCGACTTCAACGGCGACGGCAGCGTGACCCAAGCCGACGCCCAGGCACTCTACAACGAGTGGTCGACCGCCAACTGA
- a CDS encoding SOUL family heme-binding protein: MNRTRLGIASAAAVGGAVALWSGYSVLTSRSAERVEYTVERTLDDRTEIRRYPELVRVETTGSSNREAFGRLFEYLQGANESRSAVAMTAPVRTDGDADGESIEMTSPVRTDAARTDEGESVSMTSPVRTEDGDDGVRMGFYLPAKYTPNTAPRPTDAAISLATEDPRSIAARRFSWWATDWRTERQRSELLETLAESAVTPVGEPFDLGYDAPGTPPFLRTNEVAVEVTWERE; this comes from the coding sequence TGCCAGTGCAGCCGCCGTCGGTGGTGCGGTGGCACTGTGGAGTGGGTATAGCGTCCTCACGTCCCGATCGGCCGAGCGCGTCGAGTACACCGTCGAACGAACCCTCGACGACCGAACGGAGATCCGACGGTATCCCGAGCTCGTTCGGGTCGAAACGACGGGGTCCTCGAACCGCGAGGCGTTCGGACGGCTCTTCGAGTATCTCCAGGGGGCGAACGAGTCGCGTTCCGCGGTGGCGATGACGGCTCCCGTTCGCACCGATGGGGACGCCGACGGCGAATCGATCGAGATGACATCACCCGTCCGTACCGACGCCGCTCGAACGGACGAGGGTGAATCGGTTTCGATGACGTCACCGGTCCGTACCGAGGACGGGGACGACGGTGTACGGATGGGGTTTTACCTCCCTGCGAAGTACACACCGAACACGGCCCCACGGCCGACCGATGCGGCCATCTCGCTCGCTACAGAGGACCCACGTTCGATCGCAGCACGGCGGTTCTCGTGGTGGGCAACCGACTGGCGAACGGAACGCCAGCGATCCGAACTCCTCGAAACACTCGCCGAATCCGCTGTCACACCTGTCGGTGAGCCGTTCGATCTCGGCTACGATGCGCCAGGGACGCCACCGTTCCTCCGGACGAACGAGGTGGCGGTCGAAGTCACGTGGGAGCGCGAGTGA